A genomic segment from Methanoplanus limicola DSM 2279 encodes:
- the gatB gene encoding Asp-tRNA(Asn)/Glu-tRNA(Gln) amidotransferase subunit GatB yields the protein MSEADSVKSPEMKKDPKDLKIIIGLEIHCQLNTKTKLFCGCSTDYRDDEPNTHVCPICLGLPGALPKLNRQAVIYALKVAKALNLEIPEYSEFSRKNYFYPDLPKGYQVSQYDKPVAERGILTVEDDEGHEKPIRITRIHLEEDPGRLVHKTGRDRAGYSLVDYNRSSIPLIEIVTEPDISSPKEARRFLNKLRSTLEYLDVFDGEREGSIRVDANISLEGHSRVECKNISSYKGVEKALNFEITRQRNMIRRGQEITMETRHFMEARGITQGSRSKEEESDYRYFPEPDLRPLRVSSWVADIELPELPDARRQRFIDQYSLSPNHSKTLIGDIKVADFYEEIVKPGCDPGLAATWVADTLLGELYYREMKIDSVPVENFVDLIALLKQNEITDRVGVDVLRIMLDEVKEGKEAEMPSDIVQRLSLGKAGDNEFDDIIARIVDANPQAVADYHEGKQNALNFLVGQVMKETRGRADPKALNKIMAEKIAPKE from the coding sequence ATGTCTGAAGCAGATTCAGTCAAATCTCCGGAGATGAAAAAGGATCCAAAAGATCTTAAAATCATTATTGGTCTTGAGATCCACTGCCAGTTGAACACAAAAACCAAACTCTTCTGCGGATGTTCAACCGACTACCGTGATGATGAACCAAACACCCATGTATGTCCCATATGCCTCGGACTCCCAGGTGCCCTGCCAAAACTGAACAGACAGGCAGTAATATATGCACTTAAAGTTGCCAAGGCACTCAACCTTGAGATTCCGGAATATTCCGAGTTTTCAAGGAAGAACTACTTCTACCCCGACCTTCCAAAGGGATATCAGGTAAGCCAGTACGACAAACCGGTTGCGGAAAGAGGTATTCTCACAGTCGAAGATGACGAGGGTCATGAAAAACCAATTAGAATAACAAGAATTCACCTGGAAGAAGATCCCGGAAGGCTGGTTCACAAGACCGGGAGGGACAGGGCAGGCTACTCACTTGTAGATTACAACAGGAGTTCAATACCACTCATTGAGATAGTCACCGAACCGGACATATCATCGCCAAAAGAGGCACGCCGCTTCTTAAATAAACTGAGATCAACACTCGAATATCTTGATGTATTTGACGGTGAGCGCGAGGGTTCGATCAGAGTGGATGCAAATATATCACTTGAAGGGCACAGCCGTGTGGAGTGCAAGAACATCTCTTCCTACAAAGGTGTGGAAAAAGCCCTCAACTTTGAGATCACAAGACAGAGAAATATGATCAGAAGAGGGCAGGAGATAACCATGGAGACCCGTCATTTCATGGAGGCAAGAGGTATTACCCAGGGTTCAAGAAGCAAAGAGGAGGAGAGCGATTACCGTTACTTCCCGGAACCGGACCTAAGACCACTGAGGGTCAGTTCATGGGTTGCAGATATAGAACTGCCCGAACTGCCTGACGCACGCCGCCAGAGGTTCATTGACCAGTACAGCCTCTCTCCAAACCATTCCAAAACCCTCATCGGTGACATTAAGGTTGCAGATTTCTATGAGGAAATTGTAAAACCAGGATGTGATCCTGGCCTTGCAGCAACCTGGGTTGCAGATACACTCCTTGGAGAACTTTACTACAGGGAGATGAAGATAGACTCAGTTCCGGTTGAAAACTTTGTTGACCTTATTGCTCTCCTGAAGCAGAATGAGATCACCGACAGAGTTGGGGTCGATGTTCTCCGGATAATGCTTGACGAAGTAAAAGAAGGAAAGGAAGCAGAGATGCCATCTGATATTGTGCAGAGGCTTTCACTTGGTAAAGCCGGAGACAATGAATTTGATGACATTATCGCCAGAATCGTAGATGCAAATCCACAGGCTGTCGCCGACTATCACGAAGGTAAGCAGAATGCCCTGAATTTCCTTGTCGGGCAGGTTATGAAAGAGACGAGAGGGCGTGCAGACCCGAAGGCTCTCAATAAAATAATGGCAGAAAAGATTGCCCCAAAGGAGTGA
- a CDS encoding phosphoglycerol geranylgeranyltransferase, protein MIDWKKWRHITKLDPDKILNPADIEDIATSGTDALMLSGTLNITEENLTLLREQVREYGVPMVVEPADPSAVLYEGIQGLFVPSVLNTPDITWVVGKHQYWVKKNRNINWDMVVPEAYIVLNPDSSVGKVTKALCNISIDEVVAYATVADRYFKFPIVYIEYSGTYGNPEVVKAVSEVMEYSVLYYGGGINCGEKAAEMGEFADTIVVGNAVYDEGAKALIETVKAVK, encoded by the coding sequence ATGATTGACTGGAAGAAGTGGAGACATATCACAAAACTTGATCCTGACAAGATCCTCAATCCGGCCGATATTGAAGATATTGCAACAAGCGGCACTGACGCGCTGATGCTCTCAGGGACACTGAATATTACAGAGGAAAACCTGACATTACTGAGAGAGCAGGTCAGGGAATATGGTGTACCGATGGTTGTTGAACCTGCTGATCCTTCAGCTGTTCTGTACGAGGGTATTCAGGGCCTTTTTGTACCAAGTGTTCTGAATACTCCGGATATCACCTGGGTTGTAGGCAAGCACCAGTACTGGGTAAAGAAAAACCGAAATATTAACTGGGATATGGTTGTTCCGGAGGCATATATTGTATTAAATCCAGACTCTTCAGTAGGAAAAGTTACAAAGGCACTCTGCAATATTTCCATTGACGAGGTTGTCGCATATGCAACTGTTGCTGACCGCTATTTTAAGTTCCCAATTGTATATATCGAATATTCCGGCACATACGGAAATCCCGAAGTAGTTAAGGCAGTATCTGAAGTTATGGAATACTCAGTACTATACTATGGCGGCGGTATCAACTGTGGTGAAAAAGCGGCTGAAATGGGAGAATTTGCCGATACAATAGTTGTCGGAAATGCAGTATATGACGAGGGTGCAAAGGCACTTATTGAGACAGTTAAGGCTGTCAAATAA
- a CDS encoding DNA topoisomerase I gives MHLIIAEKNIAAQRIAGFLSSSGKPKTEKDNNVSIYRFDDKVALGLRGHVVEVDFEEGYKNWRSETHTPRTLIDAGIIRKPTEKKIVALIKKLSKKADLVTIATDYDREGELIGKEAYEIVREANKKVPVNRARFSAITKQEISAAFDNPAEIDFDLAAAGEARQEIDLVWGASLTRFISIAAKRGGKNILSVGRVQSPTLAMIVDREKEIGEFVPVPYWMLSIISEKDKEQFEARHTHGRFDLKEEAESALSGTKEPVEVTEKKEGSRTDKAPAPFDTTGYIVAASRLGLSASNAMRVAEDLYMNGYISYPRTDNTVYPDSLDIKGILNEIKKSFRRDTEWVIANIRDTPTKGKKTSTDHPPIHPTGAAKPADLDEKSWKVYELIVRRFLATLSPDARWKTLKYLLNAGGEEYTSTGQRLEYEGYRMVYPYSQAKEQVLPDLSEGEKLPLVDTVLEEKETQPPPRYSQSKLIQQMEELGLGTKSTRHEVIGKLISRRYVEDNPLKPTQVGMAVTESLEKHATLITKPDMTKTIEDHMEEIKRSSRSKEEAVNESRGMLNQIFDDLEKNEEAIGEEIMDRTAEERIVGKCPVCNSNLMIRTTKGMAQFVGCTNYPDCSFNLNLPSVQWGKAIRDDDNICDQHNLHHVKLIRAGARPWEIGCPLCNHIRSNIEALEMMDSVSPEIIRRMHENHIYSVFEISKLPVAEIASKMNFSDKQAFEFKKEAEGVLEELRKRSEVKKFVRKTIPPKKGRSHSKVSNGLFSLGITDLGRLSCANKDSLKSLKLNDEEAEKLIFEAKLIHNKGIFKEVGIPAISVNKYFKAGFIGPNDLSTTHPAYLSYKSGINIDTVHKHVSIICENNGIAPPAGMSRKTFEKGRTELMSLKSFEEEMLEKMYYAGVLNFKTLIEADADRLAKITGITRKKIMDFKKEAENNK, from the coding sequence ATGCATCTTATCATCGCAGAGAAAAACATAGCAGCACAGAGAATTGCAGGCTTTTTAAGCAGCAGCGGGAAACCAAAAACTGAGAAAGACAATAATGTCAGTATTTACAGATTCGATGATAAAGTTGCTCTTGGGCTTCGCGGCCATGTGGTGGAAGTAGACTTTGAGGAAGGGTACAAAAACTGGCGAAGCGAGACACACACACCAAGAACACTCATCGATGCAGGAATTATAAGAAAACCCACCGAGAAGAAGATTGTTGCACTGATTAAAAAACTCTCAAAAAAGGCAGATCTTGTAACAATAGCTACTGATTATGACCGTGAGGGGGAGTTGATCGGTAAAGAGGCATATGAGATCGTACGGGAAGCCAATAAAAAAGTTCCTGTGAACAGAGCAAGATTTTCAGCCATTACAAAACAGGAGATATCAGCCGCATTTGATAATCCGGCAGAGATCGATTTTGACCTTGCCGCAGCCGGTGAAGCCAGACAGGAGATTGATCTCGTCTGGGGGGCATCACTTACACGGTTTATATCGATAGCTGCAAAGAGGGGAGGTAAAAATATTCTCTCTGTAGGAAGGGTGCAGAGTCCTACTCTGGCAATGATCGTTGACAGGGAGAAAGAGATTGGAGAATTTGTACCTGTACCATACTGGATGCTCAGTATCATCTCTGAAAAGGATAAAGAGCAGTTTGAGGCAAGACATACACATGGGAGATTCGACCTGAAAGAAGAGGCCGAAAGCGCACTCTCAGGTACAAAAGAGCCGGTGGAGGTCACAGAAAAGAAGGAAGGTTCAAGAACCGACAAGGCACCTGCACCTTTCGATACCACAGGATATATCGTTGCAGCATCAAGGCTTGGCCTTAGTGCATCAAATGCAATGAGGGTTGCAGAAGACCTCTATATGAACGGATATATATCATATCCAAGAACGGACAATACCGTATATCCGGACTCACTTGACATAAAAGGAATTTTAAATGAAATTAAGAAATCTTTCAGACGTGATACGGAATGGGTCATTGCCAATATAAGGGATACCCCAACAAAAGGCAAGAAGACAAGTACTGACCACCCGCCAATTCACCCGACAGGAGCAGCAAAACCCGCTGATCTTGATGAAAAATCATGGAAGGTTTATGAATTAATTGTCAGGAGATTTCTGGCAACACTCTCTCCTGACGCAAGATGGAAGACACTAAAATATCTGTTAAATGCCGGGGGGGAAGAGTACACATCCACCGGGCAGAGGCTTGAATATGAGGGCTACAGAATGGTGTACCCCTACAGCCAGGCCAAAGAACAGGTGCTGCCCGATTTATCAGAAGGTGAAAAACTCCCGCTTGTAGATACAGTACTTGAGGAGAAGGAAACACAGCCTCCGCCCAGGTATTCACAAAGCAAATTAATCCAGCAGATGGAAGAACTCGGTCTTGGTACAAAATCAACAAGGCACGAAGTAATCGGAAAACTTATTTCAAGACGTTATGTTGAGGACAATCCCTTAAAACCCACCCAGGTGGGTATGGCAGTCACAGAGTCACTTGAAAAGCATGCGACCCTGATTACAAAGCCCGACATGACAAAAACTATTGAAGACCATATGGAGGAGATCAAGAGATCAAGCCGCTCTAAAGAGGAAGCGGTGAATGAATCCAGAGGTATGCTCAACCAGATCTTCGATGACCTTGAGAAGAATGAGGAGGCTATCGGTGAGGAGATCATGGACCGCACTGCTGAGGAGAGGATTGTCGGCAAATGTCCGGTCTGCAACTCAAATCTCATGATTAGAACCACAAAGGGAATGGCACAGTTTGTTGGCTGTACCAATTATCCTGACTGTTCATTCAACCTGAATCTTCCTTCTGTACAGTGGGGCAAGGCAATACGTGACGATGACAACATCTGTGATCAGCACAACCTGCACCATGTAAAGCTCATAAGGGCTGGTGCAAGGCCATGGGAGATAGGATGTCCGCTCTGCAACCACATAAGATCAAACATTGAAGCTCTTGAGATGATGGATTCAGTCAGTCCCGAGATTATCAGAAGAATGCATGAAAATCACATATACTCTGTTTTTGAGATCTCAAAGCTGCCTGTTGCAGAAATTGCATCCAAAATGAACTTTTCTGATAAACAGGCTTTTGAATTTAAAAAAGAAGCAGAAGGCGTTCTGGAAGAACTGAGAAAGAGGTCTGAGGTTAAGAAATTTGTCAGAAAAACCATCCCTCCAAAGAAGGGAAGGAGCCACTCCAAAGTTTCAAACGGGCTGTTTTCTCTGGGTATAACTGATCTTGGAAGACTCAGCTGTGCCAATAAGGATTCACTGAAGTCCCTGAAATTAAATGACGAAGAAGCAGAGAAATTAATCTTTGAGGCAAAACTGATCCATAACAAAGGAATTTTTAAGGAGGTGGGAATTCCCGCGATCAGCGTTAATAAGTATTTCAAAGCCGGATTTATAGGTCCTAATGACTTATCTACAACTCATCCGGCGTATTTAAGCTATAAGTCCGGAATCAATATTGATACTGTTCACAAGCACGTAAGCATTATCTGTGAGAATAACGGTATAGCTCCGCCAGCAGGGATGTCACGTAAGACCTTTGAAAAAGGCAGAACTGAACTTATGTCACTGAAAAGCTTTGAAGAGGAGATGCTTGAAAAAATGTATTATGCAGGAGTGCTGAACTTTAAGACTCTTATTGAAGCAGATGCAGACAGACTTGCAAAGATTACCGGAATTACCAGGAAAAAAATTATGGACTTTAAAAAAGAGGCGGAGAATAATAAGTGA